Proteins found in one Bremerella volcania genomic segment:
- a CDS encoding 3-keto-disaccharide hydrolase, which yields MLRTSLLLVCFVLLALPALAEEKEAAKPQEKESKIQKLFDGKTLKGWKINDEGFYEDHGKVSVKDGEILLGKGDPATGIVLDGNPPKMNYEIRLEAKRVEGGDFFCGLTFPVGDAHQTLIIGGWGGGVTGITSIDGMSAVENETTGYTEFENNKWYKIRVSVKPKHVQVWLDNEEIIHYNPEGRRLDIWIEQDTTKPLGIGTWNTGAALRNLELETL from the coding sequence ATGCTTCGTACTTCCCTGCTATTGGTTTGTTTCGTTCTCTTGGCCCTCCCGGCGCTGGCAGAAGAAAAGGAAGCCGCGAAACCGCAGGAGAAGGAGTCGAAGATCCAGAAGCTCTTCGACGGAAAAACCCTCAAAGGGTGGAAGATCAACGACGAAGGCTTCTACGAAGACCATGGGAAGGTCTCGGTCAAGGATGGCGAAATCTTGCTCGGCAAAGGGGACCCGGCCACCGGCATTGTGCTCGACGGCAACCCGCCGAAGATGAACTACGAGATTCGCCTGGAAGCCAAGCGAGTCGAAGGGGGAGACTTCTTCTGCGGACTGACCTTCCCGGTCGGCGACGCCCATCAAACGCTGATCATCGGCGGCTGGGGGGGCGGCGTGACCGGCATCACCAGCATCGACGGCATGTCGGCGGTCGAGAACGAAACGACCGGCTACACCGAGTTCGAGAACAACAAGTGGTACAAGATCCGCGTAAGCGTGAAGCCGAAGCACGTCCAGGTTTGGCTCGATAACGAAGAGATTATCCACTACAACCCGGAAGGGCGTCGACTCGATATCTGGATCGAGCAAGATACGACCAAGCCCCTGGGCATCGGCACCTGGAACACCGGGGCCGCCCTGCGAAACCTAGAGCTGGAAACGCTTTAG
- a CDS encoding DEAD/DEAH box helicase, translating into MSLELFHPVVQAWFTKRFGKPTEAQNAGWPSIAKGQCTLIAAPTGSGKTLAAFMVCLDQLFRRWLSGKLLDTTYVVYVSPLKALSNDIHRNLDVPLAEICDMAESMGMLPPQIRTAVRTGDTPSSQRQAMTRRPPHILVTTPESLYLMLTAERSRKTLRHVDTVIVDEIHALARDKRGSHLTITLERLEALCIEPPTRIGLSATQKPIEEIACFLVGAQRVDENDVPDCAIVDGGHRRQLDLEVSVPPSPLEAVCSNEQWGEVYDELVKLIQSHHSTLVFVNTRRMAERVAHRLTEVLGDEVITSHHGSLAKEIRHSAEQRLKDGKLKAIVATASLEMGIDIGYIDLVVQIGSARSIANFLQRVGRSGHSLHGTPKGRLFPLTRDELIECLALMRSVEKGELDRIEIPVAPLDILAQQVVAEVSAEEQDEAELYERFKRAWPYRDLSYPKYQDVLEMVNEGVTRSIKTGAHIHRDRINGKLRPRRGARISATTSGGAIPDMPIYRVVTDPEKQVVGTVDEHFAVDSKAGDVFLLGNTSWRVLAIRGSDVIVQDAQGQPPSVPFWFGEAPGRTIELSKEVADLREEIAEKIVAAADDPTRERFKIQSQDGGLLESSFDQIDVETVKWVQAECHATPWAALQAVRYVAAQHAAMGLVPTQTKIVFERFFDEAGSMQLVVHAPLGTRINRAWGLAFRKRFCRSFDFELQASADDDGLVLSLGPQHSFPLEDMFKMLNSNNGQALLEQALLAFPMFGIRWRWNATRALAILRFMGGKKVPPHMVRFRSDDLLAAAFPDQVGCLENHNEDIKYPDHPLVQQTLHDCLTEGMDVERWKDLLRAVEAGEVQFIARQTREPSPFAHERINANPYSFLDPAGLEDRRTRAVTTRRTLAPGEMKELGQLSPEAIATVRREAWPTARDPDELHDVLSSMVALPESQGQEWHSLFDRLVSQGRATRYVREGHEPLWTATETLSIVEAALPGGTAEPRVSVPEGVGKQLESHQAWVELVRSAAPCLGPFSTEELAQTWGLKTSSVHAACEAVEAEGIILRGQYSTEGSSHEGDLQWCDRRLLARIHRLTVNGLRQQIQPVERDVYLRFLVRHQLLQRETKSSGARGLNAVMNLLQGFEASAGSWERSLLAARMDDYDPDWLDDQLTSGELVWGRLRPPQGDAEEGPSMASLRRSVPMAIVQRENLGWLIPDVRQSAEALARGNAQDVLEALTSRGALFHQDLKVLTKLLPTHLDEALRELAALGLITCDSFSAVRKIVDESGTKKSRTRRKASATSRAGRWSLFPGIVEEVTAEDYLHRWCLQLIARYGVIFRDLLHRETAAPSWAQLVPMLRRMERRGELRGGRFVKNAGGEQYGTEQAIYALRKLRDAKQEDPWVAVSGTDPLNLAGVLTEGHKVPAIHTNALIWQNGQVVATKRGGEIEFLRPVDPNDQMEMTRALHAGRRLPPQTIPIGFPRRRSTAS; encoded by the coding sequence ATGTCGCTCGAGCTATTTCATCCTGTCGTTCAGGCCTGGTTCACCAAGCGGTTTGGCAAGCCCACCGAGGCCCAAAACGCTGGCTGGCCGTCGATTGCCAAAGGCCAGTGTACGCTGATCGCGGCCCCGACCGGCTCGGGTAAGACGCTCGCCGCATTCATGGTCTGCCTGGACCAGCTATTTCGTCGTTGGCTATCGGGGAAGCTACTCGATACGACCTACGTCGTTTATGTTTCTCCGCTGAAAGCGCTCAGCAACGACATCCATCGCAATCTCGACGTTCCGCTCGCAGAGATCTGCGACATGGCCGAGAGCATGGGCATGCTTCCGCCCCAGATCCGTACGGCCGTGCGAACCGGCGATACCCCTTCGTCGCAGCGTCAAGCGATGACGCGGCGTCCCCCTCACATTCTGGTGACCACGCCGGAATCGCTCTACCTGATGCTGACCGCCGAGCGCAGCCGCAAGACGCTGCGGCATGTCGATACGGTCATCGTCGACGAAATCCACGCGCTGGCGCGCGACAAGCGCGGCTCGCACCTGACGATCACCCTGGAGCGACTCGAAGCCCTGTGCATCGAACCTCCGACCCGTATTGGCTTGTCGGCCACGCAGAAGCCCATCGAAGAGATTGCCTGCTTCCTGGTCGGTGCCCAGCGCGTCGACGAGAACGACGTGCCTGACTGTGCGATCGTCGACGGGGGCCATCGGCGGCAGCTCGACCTGGAAGTGAGCGTCCCCCCTTCTCCGCTGGAAGCCGTCTGCTCCAACGAGCAGTGGGGCGAAGTGTACGACGAACTGGTGAAACTCATCCAGTCGCATCACAGCACGCTCGTCTTCGTCAACACGCGCCGCATGGCCGAACGGGTCGCTCATCGCCTGACGGAAGTCCTTGGCGACGAGGTGATCACCAGCCATCACGGCAGCCTGGCCAAAGAGATCCGCCACTCGGCCGAACAGCGGCTGAAAGACGGCAAACTGAAAGCGATCGTCGCGACCGCTTCGCTCGAGATGGGGATCGACATCGGCTATATCGACCTGGTCGTGCAGATCGGTTCGGCTCGTAGTATCGCCAACTTCCTGCAGCGCGTCGGGCGTTCTGGCCACTCGCTGCATGGCACCCCCAAGGGACGCCTGTTTCCGCTGACGCGCGACGAGCTGATCGAGTGTCTGGCTTTGATGCGAAGCGTCGAGAAAGGGGAACTCGATCGGATCGAAATCCCGGTCGCCCCGCTCGATATCCTCGCCCAGCAGGTCGTCGCGGAAGTTTCGGCCGAAGAGCAGGACGAAGCCGAACTGTACGAGCGATTCAAACGTGCCTGGCCTTACCGCGACCTTTCGTACCCGAAGTACCAGGACGTCCTGGAGATGGTGAACGAGGGAGTGACCCGTTCGATCAAGACCGGGGCGCATATCCATCGCGACCGCATCAACGGCAAGCTGCGGCCCCGCCGCGGTGCCCGGATCAGCGCGACGACCTCTGGCGGGGCGATCCCCGACATGCCGATCTACCGCGTGGTGACCGATCCGGAAAAGCAAGTCGTCGGAACCGTCGACGAGCACTTCGCCGTCGACAGTAAAGCTGGTGACGTCTTCCTGCTAGGTAACACCTCGTGGCGCGTGCTGGCCATTCGCGGCAGCGACGTCATCGTGCAGGATGCCCAAGGCCAGCCGCCGAGCGTTCCCTTCTGGTTCGGCGAAGCCCCAGGCCGGACGATCGAGCTTTCCAAGGAAGTCGCCGACCTGCGTGAGGAGATCGCCGAGAAGATCGTCGCCGCGGCGGATGACCCAACGCGCGAACGTTTCAAGATTCAATCGCAAGATGGCGGCCTGCTGGAGTCGTCATTCGATCAGATCGACGTCGAGACCGTGAAGTGGGTTCAGGCCGAGTGCCACGCCACGCCATGGGCCGCTCTGCAAGCGGTTCGCTACGTCGCCGCTCAGCATGCGGCGATGGGCTTGGTGCCGACGCAAACGAAAATCGTCTTCGAACGCTTCTTCGACGAAGCAGGCAGCATGCAGTTGGTTGTGCACGCACCGCTGGGGACCCGCATCAACCGGGCCTGGGGACTGGCGTTTCGCAAACGGTTCTGCCGGTCGTTCGACTTTGAACTGCAAGCCAGCGCTGACGATGACGGACTGGTCCTTTCGCTGGGACCGCAGCACAGCTTTCCGTTGGAAGACATGTTCAAGATGTTGAACTCCAACAACGGTCAGGCACTGCTCGAACAAGCACTCCTGGCGTTTCCCATGTTCGGCATTCGCTGGCGCTGGAACGCGACCCGCGCGCTGGCGATCCTGCGATTCATGGGAGGCAAGAAGGTCCCGCCCCACATGGTACGTTTCCGTTCCGACGACCTGTTGGCGGCCGCGTTCCCCGATCAGGTCGGGTGCCTGGAAAACCACAACGAAGACATCAAGTACCCCGATCACCCGCTGGTGCAGCAGACGCTGCACGACTGTTTGACCGAAGGGATGGACGTCGAACGCTGGAAGGATCTTCTGCGGGCGGTCGAAGCAGGCGAGGTCCAGTTCATTGCCCGGCAGACGCGCGAGCCATCGCCGTTTGCCCACGAGCGCATCAACGCGAATCCGTATTCGTTCCTCGATCCGGCCGGGCTCGAAGACCGCCGGACGCGTGCCGTCACCACCCGCCGCACGCTGGCCCCTGGCGAGATGAAAGAACTGGGGCAGCTTTCTCCCGAGGCGATCGCCACGGTCCGCCGCGAGGCCTGGCCGACCGCGCGCGACCCGGACGAACTACATGACGTGTTGAGTTCGATGGTCGCTTTGCCGGAGTCGCAAGGCCAGGAGTGGCATAGTCTTTTCGATCGCCTGGTCAGTCAAGGCCGCGCGACGCGTTACGTCCGCGAGGGTCACGAGCCACTGTGGACGGCGACCGAGACCCTTTCGATCGTCGAAGCGGCGCTGCCTGGCGGAACGGCTGAACCCCGTGTGAGCGTACCGGAAGGGGTCGGCAAGCAGTTGGAATCGCATCAGGCCTGGGTCGAACTGGTGCGTAGTGCGGCTCCTTGCCTGGGTCCGTTCTCGACGGAAGAGCTGGCCCAGACCTGGGGGCTAAAGACCTCGAGCGTGCATGCGGCGTGTGAAGCGGTCGAGGCGGAAGGGATCATCCTGCGGGGTCAATATTCGACCGAAGGCTCTTCCCATGAAGGGGATCTACAGTGGTGCGATCGGCGGCTGCTGGCTCGCATTCATCGCTTGACGGTCAACGGCCTGCGCCAGCAGATTCAGCCGGTCGAGCGTGACGTGTACCTGCGTTTTCTCGTGCGGCACCAACTGCTGCAGCGGGAAACGAAGTCGTCCGGCGCACGCGGCCTGAATGCGGTGATGAACCTCTTGCAAGGCTTCGAAGCTTCGGCCGGAAGCTGGGAACGGAGCTTGCTCGCGGCGCGCATGGACGATTACGACCCGGACTGGCTCGACGATCAGCTGACTTCCGGCGAACTGGTTTGGGGACGTCTGCGACCACCGCAGGGGGACGCCGAAGAAGGTCCCAGCATGGCGTCGCTGCGCCGCAGCGTGCCGATGGCGATCGTGCAGCGCGAAAACCTGGGCTGGCTCATACCCGACGTGCGGCAATCGGCCGAAGCGCTGGCGCGCGGCAACGCGCAAGATGTGCTCGAAGCATTGACCTCGCGCGGGGCCCTGTTTCATCAAGACCTCAAAGTGCTCACGAAGCTATTGCCGACTCACCTGGACGAAGCCCTGCGCGAGTTGGCGGCCTTGGGGCTGATCACCTGCGACAGCTTCAGCGCCGTGCGGAAGATCGTCGACGAATCAGGCACCAAGAAGTCGCGCACGCGGCGCAAGGCCAGCGCCACCTCGCGGGCCGGGCGGTGGTCGCTGTTCCCGGGCATCGTCGAGGAAGTCACCGCCGAAGATTACCTGCACCGCTGGTGCTTGCAGCTGATCGCACGGTACGGGGTGATCTTCCGCGACCTGCTGCACCGTGAAACGGCAGCCCCCTCGTGGGCTCAGCTCGTTCCGATGCTGCGGCGGATGGAACGTCGGGGCGAACTTCGCGGGGGACGCTTCGTGAAGAATGCCGGCGGCGAGCAGTACGGCACCGAGCAGGCCATCTACGCGCTGCGAAAGCTGCGCGATGCCAAGCAAGAGGATCCCTGGGTCGCGGTCAGCGGCACCGACCCCTTGAACCTGGCCGGCGTGCTGACCGAAGGGCATAAGGTGCCCGCGATTCATACCAATGCTCTCATCTGGCAGAACGGCCAGGTCGTGGCGACAAAGCGGGGAGGCGAGATTGAGTTTTTGCGTCCCGTCGATCCCAACGACCAGATGGAAATGACCCGAGCGCTGCACGCAGGCCGACGATTACCGCCACAAACGATCCCGATCGGCTTTCCCCGTCGCCGTTCGACCGCCAGCTAG
- a CDS encoding DUF1559 domain-containing protein: MNTARRSAFTLVELLVVIAIIGVLIALLLPAVQQAREAARRMTCTNKLKQIGIALHNHHDTYGQFPSGVRYTPEPDFTSGSWCSSSGTTGTREPWTVKILPFLEQNNLYGQFDLNSSFTATSNVPGASVNHNLFKLSNAAYQCPSDPASRDDWNSISYYGVQGGGPAADESCSTSSGQRVFYRNGVLHLNSDTGFQDLTDGSTNIFMVGETRYCLTPSGRPDGYHSGWASATKLDSWGTPLVLAATREQINSDPRDGIKNDTLNIMTKLFGSYHPGGCMFLMGDASVHFIPETIDLATYQSLGKIDDGLPTGGLGSL, encoded by the coding sequence ATGAATACGGCCCGTCGTTCGGCCTTCACGTTGGTGGAGTTGCTGGTTGTGATTGCCATCATTGGGGTTCTGATCGCCCTGCTTCTGCCAGCCGTTCAACAAGCCCGGGAAGCGGCTCGGCGGATGACGTGTACCAACAAGCTCAAGCAGATCGGAATTGCCCTTCACAATCATCACGATACGTACGGCCAGTTTCCCTCTGGGGTTCGGTATACGCCGGAGCCTGACTTCACCAGCGGCAGTTGGTGTTCTTCCAGTGGCACCACCGGCACGCGTGAACCGTGGACGGTCAAGATCTTGCCGTTTCTGGAACAAAACAATCTGTACGGTCAATTCGATCTCAACAGTAGTTTCACCGCCACCAGCAACGTGCCGGGGGCGTCGGTGAATCATAACCTGTTCAAGCTGAGCAACGCGGCGTACCAATGCCCTTCAGACCCGGCCAGTCGCGATGACTGGAACTCGATCAGTTACTACGGCGTTCAAGGGGGTGGTCCGGCTGCCGACGAATCTTGCTCGACCTCTTCGGGACAGCGGGTGTTCTATCGCAACGGGGTACTGCACTTGAACTCCGATACTGGCTTCCAGGATCTGACCGACGGCTCGACCAACATTTTCATGGTGGGTGAAACGCGTTACTGCCTGACCCCCAGCGGCCGACCCGACGGCTACCACAGCGGGTGGGCATCGGCCACGAAGCTTGACTCTTGGGGAACGCCGCTGGTGCTGGCCGCGACCCGCGAACAGATCAACTCGGACCCGCGCGACGGGATCAAGAACGACACGCTCAACATCATGACCAAGCTGTTTGGCAGTTATCATCCTGGCGGTTGCATGTTCCTGATGGGGGACGCTTCGGTTCACTTCATTCCGGAAACGATCGATCTGGCCACCTATCAATCTTTGGGCAAAATCGACGACGGACTGCCCACCGGTGGATTGGGAAGTTTGTGA
- a CDS encoding PAS domain-containing hybrid sensor histidine kinase/response regulator, translating to MMEYEKIHIAIVADAHESARILPRLHDCGVQPQDILCVKPSRWPELIHEPIGLCLWAIPPESDAHRHLPDRDRSPAILGQCLNVTIESGPGRSHSPYVITWEELDALQVELKLKHLIEEAQIREDLRQHQRWYHLAVAEGNVGLWWWDRRLDFVYLSRHFQHMLGLASDQLPRNTDQWLSRVHADDRFPLTEAIENQFTWDSKRFELECRVRHVDGRFRWYTFSGQLQTSGPFRGRILGAATDITEKKQIEIALAKANQLANTAVHAKNEFLTNMSHNLRTPITAILGHVELLGNRSADEEVAGSLESINRNGHQLMHLLDDILELSCIESALPSASTRKTSIDAVLGDLHHVYQAQAIGRGLAFHVRIQPGVPSEFITDAVRTRQILSRLIDNAFKFTREGEITVEASFHGFPTPTLQLIVRDTGVGIPHSRLKSIFEPFNQADNSPSRSHAGSGLGLSICQRLVTTLQGSLEVESEVGHGTSCLLRIPLEVTSQSLKDHPPTTSSANSTQDIRLDGFRVLLVEDGPDNQKVLSAFLRKAGATVTVANNGLEAVEWISANRRDTGSSGHDSDPRVDVILMDMQMPVMDGYEATRVLRENGFFKPILAVTAHALQGDRGRCLAAGCDDYIAKPVKRGPFIEFVKRYGEQARQFATTSLEV from the coding sequence ATGATGGAATACGAAAAGATCCATATTGCAATTGTTGCCGACGCGCACGAGTCCGCCAGGATTCTTCCGCGCCTGCATGACTGTGGCGTCCAGCCACAAGACATTCTCTGCGTCAAGCCAAGCCGTTGGCCCGAGTTGATTCATGAGCCGATCGGGCTTTGTTTGTGGGCGATTCCTCCCGAAAGCGATGCGCATCGGCACTTGCCTGATCGAGACCGATCTCCGGCGATCCTGGGGCAATGTCTGAACGTCACGATCGAGTCCGGCCCCGGCCGTTCTCACTCACCGTACGTCATCACCTGGGAAGAACTCGATGCGCTGCAAGTCGAGTTGAAGCTCAAGCACCTGATCGAAGAAGCGCAGATCCGCGAAGACCTGCGACAACATCAGCGATGGTACCATCTGGCGGTCGCCGAAGGGAATGTCGGACTTTGGTGGTGGGACCGGCGGCTCGACTTCGTCTATCTTTCGCGGCACTTTCAGCACATGCTGGGGCTCGCGTCGGACCAATTGCCGCGGAACACCGACCAATGGCTCAGCCGCGTGCATGCCGACGACCGATTCCCATTGACCGAGGCGATTGAGAATCAATTCACCTGGGACAGCAAACGGTTTGAACTCGAATGCCGCGTACGACACGTCGACGGTCGCTTTCGCTGGTACACGTTCAGCGGGCAACTTCAAACTAGCGGTCCCTTCCGCGGTAGAATCTTAGGGGCCGCCACCGACATCACCGAGAAGAAGCAAATCGAAATCGCCTTGGCCAAGGCCAACCAACTGGCCAATACGGCCGTGCATGCCAAGAACGAATTTCTGACCAACATGAGCCACAATCTGCGCACGCCGATCACCGCGATCCTCGGCCACGTCGAGCTTTTGGGCAACCGTTCTGCGGATGAAGAAGTGGCCGGTTCGCTGGAATCGATTAACCGTAACGGCCATCAATTGATGCATCTGCTGGACGACATCCTGGAACTCTCGTGCATCGAATCGGCGTTGCCTTCGGCCAGCACCAGGAAAACGTCGATCGACGCGGTCTTGGGAGATCTGCACCATGTTTATCAAGCGCAAGCGATTGGGCGCGGTCTCGCCTTTCACGTTCGCATCCAACCAGGCGTTCCGTCCGAGTTTATCACCGATGCCGTGCGAACGCGCCAGATCCTCTCGCGTCTGATCGACAACGCCTTCAAGTTTACGCGCGAGGGGGAAATCACCGTTGAAGCCAGTTTCCATGGCTTTCCCACACCGACGCTGCAACTGATCGTGCGGGACACCGGCGTTGGCATTCCGCATAGCCGCTTGAAGTCGATCTTCGAGCCCTTCAACCAGGCCGACAATTCCCCTTCGCGCAGCCATGCCGGCTCGGGGCTGGGGCTGTCGATCTGTCAGCGTCTAGTAACGACCCTGCAAGGTTCCCTCGAGGTGGAAAGCGAGGTTGGCCACGGGACTTCCTGCCTGCTTCGTATTCCTCTGGAAGTCACTTCCCAGTCGCTTAAGGATCATCCTCCTACGACCAGTTCTGCAAATAGCACGCAAGATATCCGACTCGATGGATTCCGCGTGCTGCTTGTCGAAGACGGTCCGGACAATCAGAAGGTCCTCAGCGCGTTTCTACGCAAAGCAGGCGCCACGGTGACCGTGGCCAACAATGGCCTGGAAGCGGTCGAGTGGATCAGCGCGAACCGGCGCGATACCGGCAGCAGCGGACACGATAGCGATCCGCGTGTCGACGTGATTTTGATGGACATGCAGATGCCGGTCATGGACGGCTATGAGGCCACCAGGGTCCTGCGCGAGAATGGATTTTTCAAACCCATTCTGGCCGTCACCGCGCATGCCCTGCAAGGAGATCGCGGGCGATGCCTGGCGGCTGGCTGCGACGACTACATCGCCAAACCGGTCAAGCGTGGCCCATTTATCGAGTTCGTCAAACGATACGGGGAGCAAGCCCGGCAATTCGCGACAACCTCGCTCGAGGTGTAA
- a CDS encoding chloride channel protein, translated as MPWSRVRGWLQPVQDWLALHLKRGTIPAQPLTITLAGIVGILAGYSSIFLSMMIHWIEDWTLRPAMQLAHYHWVGLIALVLCPVVGLVIVSWYTRKYYPEAVGHGVPEVVKAIARKDGVIRPPVAIVKLLASGLCIGTGSSIGREGPVVQIGAAFGSTAAQIFQLSARNIKVLAAAGAAAGISATFHAPIAGVIFASEIILANFAVESLSAIVIASVLANVVQQNQGAHGFAPEFPHIAHKFDGAYHELPSYIFLGIVCGLMAVGFTKLLYWFEDESEYWIPKHWVRSIACGLLLGVVGTTYYVLYPVAPEQSVAARQDIERSEPIPVLYGTGYAAISHTLHLENAQKLTDADINESDSHYENVRLSRAAMWKHLIWLLPLVLVKPFLTSACLAGGGSGGIFAPSLFIGSTTGAVIGLLLNLFAPEWCDHPGAYALVGMGAVVAGTTHGTLSAIVVVYELTDDYRIILPIMAAAGISSLIARWVDPESIYEKKLSRRGESIARSHDLHHIENIAVRDVMVRKFPTVKHTDNVMQIIKIARENPHIESIPVMNEDGTLHGIIRPEDLHRVLDTDVSPYLVNAHDIAMVSPIAVSPDENLLEALRDFGTRDVGTLPVEIQTAGKRVLIGLLIRADVMARYREELLKN; from the coding sequence ATGCCTTGGTCTCGGGTACGTGGGTGGTTGCAGCCGGTTCAGGACTGGCTTGCCCTGCATTTGAAGCGTGGGACGATCCCTGCGCAGCCGTTGACCATTACTTTGGCCGGAATCGTCGGCATTCTGGCCGGTTATAGTTCGATTTTCCTTTCGATGATGATTCATTGGATCGAAGATTGGACGCTTCGCCCCGCCATGCAGTTGGCTCACTATCATTGGGTGGGCCTGATTGCGCTCGTTCTTTGCCCCGTGGTCGGGCTCGTGATCGTCTCGTGGTATACCCGCAAGTATTACCCGGAAGCGGTCGGTCACGGCGTTCCGGAAGTGGTCAAAGCGATTGCCCGGAAGGATGGCGTCATCCGTCCACCGGTGGCGATCGTGAAGCTTTTGGCCAGCGGGCTGTGTATCGGGACTGGCAGTTCGATTGGCCGGGAAGGTCCCGTCGTGCAGATTGGCGCGGCGTTTGGAAGTACGGCCGCCCAGATCTTTCAGCTTTCGGCCCGGAACATCAAAGTGCTGGCCGCCGCGGGAGCCGCGGCCGGTATCTCGGCGACGTTTCATGCCCCGATTGCCGGGGTGATTTTTGCCAGCGAGATCATTCTGGCGAACTTCGCGGTCGAAAGCCTCTCGGCGATCGTGATTGCCTCCGTGCTGGCCAACGTCGTACAGCAGAACCAAGGAGCCCACGGCTTCGCCCCGGAGTTCCCGCATATCGCCCACAAGTTCGATGGGGCCTACCACGAACTGCCGTCGTACATCTTCCTGGGGATCGTTTGCGGACTGATGGCAGTCGGCTTTACCAAACTGCTGTATTGGTTTGAAGACGAATCGGAATACTGGATTCCCAAGCACTGGGTCCGCTCGATCGCGTGCGGCTTACTGTTGGGCGTGGTCGGAACGACTTACTACGTGCTGTATCCCGTGGCGCCCGAGCAATCGGTGGCGGCTCGGCAAGATATCGAACGTAGCGAGCCGATTCCCGTGTTGTACGGCACCGGCTACGCGGCGATCAGTCATACGCTGCACTTAGAGAACGCCCAGAAGCTGACCGATGCCGACATCAACGAAAGCGATTCGCATTACGAGAACGTCCGGCTGTCGCGCGCGGCGATGTGGAAGCACCTGATCTGGCTGTTGCCGCTGGTATTGGTGAAACCTTTCTTGACCAGTGCCTGCCTGGCCGGGGGTGGGTCTGGCGGTATCTTTGCGCCCAGTTTGTTTATCGGCTCGACCACCGGCGCGGTGATTGGGCTTTTACTCAACCTGTTTGCCCCCGAGTGGTGCGACCATCCAGGGGCGTATGCGCTGGTCGGGATGGGCGCGGTCGTGGCCGGGACCACGCACGGAACGCTCAGCGCGATCGTCGTGGTGTATGAACTGACCGACGACTACCGCATTATTCTGCCGATCATGGCGGCCGCCGGCATATCCAGCTTGATTGCCCGCTGGGTCGATCCAGAAAGCATCTACGAAAAGAAGCTTTCGCGCCGCGGCGAATCGATCGCCCGCAGCCACGATCTGCACCATATCGAGAACATCGCCGTGCGGGACGTGATGGTGCGCAAGTTCCCCACCGTGAAGCACACCGACAACGTGATGCAGATCATCAAGATCGCGCGCGAGAATCCTCATATCGAGAGCATTCCGGTGATGAACGAAGATGGCACGCTGCACGGAATCATTCGCCCCGAAGACCTGCACCGGGTGCTGGATACGGACGTCTCGCCGTACCTGGTCAACGCGCACGATATTGCCATGGTCTCGCCGATCGCCGTTTCTCCGGACGAGAACCTTCTGGAGGCTCTGCGTGACTTCGGCACGCGCGACGTTGGCACGCTGCCGGTCGAGATTCAAACCGCCGGCAAGCGGGTTTTGATCGGGCTGTTGATTCGGGCCGACGTGATGGCCCGCTATCGCGAAGAACTGCTGAAGAACTAA
- a CDS encoding c-type cytochrome has protein sequence MVTATSAWLLAEEEPTVPNAYPAGPLGEVVRLGEQLVYETKDHPLSKPFVGNQLNCTSCHLDGGTHPDAGSFLQTAAAYPAWSPRENRVITLEDRVLNCFMRSQNGIRPPNGSQVSVAITTYITWLSTGSKIQMNEKKPLGPRHVPELEFDWSKANPVQGKEGYKTYCLDCHGQDGQGTADGPPVWGPQSYNDGAGLSRVPKLASWLKVGMPLDDPSLTKQEAADIAAYINRQQRPRFKLEEHLPKAERLGEYNFEPAQP, from the coding sequence ATGGTGACAGCCACCAGCGCCTGGCTGTTAGCCGAAGAGGAACCCACCGTTCCTAATGCGTACCCGGCCGGTCCGCTCGGCGAGGTGGTGCGGCTGGGCGAGCAGCTCGTTTACGAAACGAAAGATCACCCGCTCAGCAAACCATTCGTCGGAAATCAATTGAACTGTACTTCGTGCCACTTGGACGGGGGCACTCACCCCGATGCCGGCAGCTTTCTGCAAACGGCCGCGGCGTACCCAGCCTGGTCGCCGCGCGAGAACCGGGTGATCACGCTCGAAGACCGCGTGCTCAATTGCTTCATGCGAAGTCAAAACGGCATCCGCCCACCCAACGGCAGCCAGGTCTCGGTCGCGATCACGACGTACATCACCTGGCTATCGACGGGCAGCAAGATCCAAATGAACGAGAAGAAGCCGCTCGGTCCGCGGCATGTGCCGGAACTGGAATTCGATTGGAGCAAAGCCAACCCCGTGCAAGGCAAAGAGGGCTACAAGACGTACTGCCTCGATTGTCACGGACAAGACGGCCAGGGCACTGCCGACGGGCCGCCGGTGTGGGGTCCGCAATCGTACAACGACGGTGCCGGGCTCAGCCGCGTTCCCAAGTTGGCATCGTGGTTGAAGGTTGGCATGCCGCTGGATGACCCTTCGCTGACCAAGCAAGAAGCGGCTGACATCGCCGCGTATATCAACCGTCAACAGCGCCCCCGGTTCAAGCTCGAAGAGCACCTGCCCAAGGCCGAGCGGCTCGGGGAATACAACTTTGAGCCAGCCCAGCCCTAG